Proteins encoded together in one Terriglobus saanensis SP1PR4 window:
- the aroB gene encoding 3-dehydroquinate synthase: protein MPSISLKTPSASYDVTLGTSLLKTLRQRITRATGSRTSRIFFVTSPALWKLWGEAVTESFESATVLFLPAGESHKRFASVEKLLEQLARNGADRDSILVAFGGGVVGDLTGFLAAIYMRGIRVVQVPTTLLAQVDSSVGGKTGVNLAAGKNLVGSFHHPVAVIADIDVLQTLPKNELRAGLQEAIKSGVIRDPKLFSFLEKNADKVLAGDTKALQTVVDRSLRVKADVVNQDELENGLRMILNFGHTIGHAIEAATKYTVLLHGEAIGWGMIAAIRLAEQRGAMSEKDAKRVVDLIHRYGPLPAFKAKAERLVELSAGDKKNRGGAKRFILPTGIGTVEIVTDVTEDELLAATSAMLQEMSAMTKTKKQVKR from the coding sequence GTGCCTTCTATCTCTCTTAAAACGCCTTCTGCCTCCTACGACGTAACGCTCGGAACCTCTCTTCTGAAGACCCTGCGGCAGCGGATCACCCGCGCCACCGGATCGCGGACGAGCCGCATCTTCTTTGTGACCTCGCCTGCGCTCTGGAAGTTATGGGGGGAGGCCGTAACGGAGAGCTTCGAATCGGCGACAGTCTTGTTTCTCCCAGCGGGCGAGTCGCACAAGCGCTTCGCTTCCGTCGAAAAGCTTCTGGAGCAGCTTGCGCGCAACGGTGCCGATCGCGATTCGATTCTTGTGGCCTTCGGTGGAGGAGTGGTCGGCGATCTGACCGGATTTCTCGCGGCGATCTATATGCGTGGCATCCGAGTGGTGCAGGTGCCCACGACGCTGCTGGCGCAGGTGGATTCTTCTGTCGGCGGAAAGACAGGCGTGAACCTCGCTGCGGGCAAGAACCTTGTAGGCAGCTTTCATCATCCCGTCGCAGTGATTGCAGACATCGATGTTCTGCAGACGCTTCCGAAGAACGAGTTGCGTGCCGGTCTGCAGGAGGCCATCAAGAGCGGCGTCATTCGCGACCCGAAGCTTTTTTCCTTTCTGGAAAAGAATGCGGACAAGGTGCTGGCCGGCGACACGAAGGCTCTGCAGACCGTTGTGGATCGCAGCCTCCGGGTCAAGGCCGATGTGGTCAATCAGGATGAGCTGGAAAATGGCCTGCGGATGATTCTGAACTTCGGCCACACCATCGGCCACGCCATCGAAGCGGCTACGAAATACACGGTGCTCCTGCACGGGGAAGCCATCGGCTGGGGAATGATCGCCGCGATCCGTCTCGCGGAGCAGCGTGGAGCGATGAGCGAGAAGGATGCGAAGCGCGTTGTGGACCTGATCCATCGCTATGGACCTCTGCCCGCGTTCAAGGCGAAGGCGGAGCGGCTTGTGGAGTTGAGTGCGGGCGATAAGAAGAATCGCGGTGGAGCGAAGCGCTTCATCCTGCCCACGGGGATTGGCACGGTCGAGATCGTGACCGATGTGACCGAAGACGAGTTGTTGGCCGCGACCTCAGCCATGTTGCAAGAGATGTCTGCGATGACAAAGACCAAGAAACAGGTCAAGCGATGA
- a CDS encoding TerC/Alx family metal homeostasis membrane protein — protein sequence MPTAPLSFWIGFHVLLLVILGAEWLLLRKQTAKRSYIATALWICGAIGFAAVLYTGLHPRLATEFMAGYALEESLSIDNLFVFLILFQTFRVEGPQQRRVLFWGILGAVIMRAGFIVLGVELLDKFDWITYIFAVLLLIAAVRLVLPEDESKKHDKPKWTQWIERWTPISDKQTGFFAMEECNGKRRREPTVLLLALIAIAFTDFVFALDSIPAVLSITRHTFIAYSSNIMAVMGLRSLFFVLAHMLKQLRYLHYGLAAVLAFAAGKMIVADWYEISPAISLVVIFSILVVTAAISIVVERRLEKAEKAA from the coding sequence ATGCCGACAGCCCCACTCAGTTTCTGGATAGGTTTTCACGTTCTGCTCCTGGTCATTCTGGGAGCGGAGTGGCTGCTTCTGCGTAAACAAACCGCCAAACGCAGCTACATCGCCACGGCCCTCTGGATCTGTGGCGCGATTGGTTTCGCAGCCGTGCTCTACACCGGCCTGCATCCGCGTCTCGCGACCGAATTCATGGCAGGCTATGCGCTGGAAGAGTCGCTTTCGATCGACAATCTCTTCGTCTTTCTGATCCTCTTCCAGACCTTCCGCGTCGAAGGCCCGCAGCAGCGCCGCGTGCTCTTCTGGGGCATCCTGGGCGCGGTGATCATGCGTGCGGGCTTCATCGTGTTGGGTGTGGAGCTACTGGACAAGTTCGACTGGATCACTTACATCTTCGCGGTCCTGCTGTTGATCGCTGCCGTTCGCCTGGTGCTTCCGGAGGACGAATCGAAGAAGCACGACAAGCCGAAGTGGACCCAGTGGATCGAACGCTGGACCCCCATCAGCGACAAGCAGACCGGCTTTTTCGCGATGGAAGAGTGCAACGGCAAACGACGCCGCGAACCCACCGTGCTTCTGCTGGCGCTGATTGCGATTGCCTTCACGGACTTCGTCTTTGCGCTGGATTCGATCCCCGCGGTTCTGTCGATTACACGTCACACGTTCATCGCGTACAGCTCGAACATCATGGCGGTGATGGGCTTGCGCTCGCTCTTCTTCGTGCTGGCCCATATGTTGAAGCAGTTGCGTTACCTGCACTATGGTCTTGCCGCCGTGCTGGCCTTCGCTGCAGGGAAGATGATTGTGGCAGATTGGTACGAGATTTCGCCTGCGATCTCGCTTGTGGTCATCTTTTCTATCCTGGTGGTCACGGCGGCGATTTCCATCGTGGTCGAACGGCGTCTTGAAAAAGCTGAAAAGGCCGCATAG
- the ubiE gene encoding bifunctional demethylmenaquinone methyltransferase/2-methoxy-6-polyprenyl-1,4-benzoquinol methylase UbiE, protein MSARIGATPEGAKDKDSAAAAVQKMFDEIAPRYDLLNHVLSAGVDKHWWNKAAKTFDATLKRPDAKVLDLCCGTGDMTRALLARRPAGAEPVLAIDFSHNMIELARTKLAVENAIFVEADALHLPLEDATQDLVVSAFGFRNLADYEVGLREIRRVLKPGGQIGILDFGEPEGLLGKAYRVYFKQVLPRIGAMISGSRSSYTYLPASVEKFPKPKVMLGMMAEAGFAEAAWTPYLFGVAGLFRGVAGGPR, encoded by the coding sequence ATGAGCGCTCGCATCGGCGCGACTCCTGAGGGCGCAAAGGACAAGGACTCCGCCGCGGCTGCGGTGCAGAAGATGTTTGATGAGATCGCTCCGCGCTACGACCTGCTGAATCACGTGCTCTCCGCGGGTGTAGACAAGCACTGGTGGAACAAGGCGGCGAAGACCTTCGACGCGACGCTGAAGCGTCCGGATGCGAAGGTGCTCGATCTCTGTTGCGGCACCGGCGATATGACACGCGCACTGCTCGCACGGAGACCGGCAGGTGCAGAGCCGGTTCTGGCGATCGACTTTTCGCACAACATGATCGAGCTGGCACGCACGAAGCTCGCCGTCGAGAACGCCATCTTTGTGGAAGCCGATGCGCTCCACCTTCCTCTGGAAGATGCAACGCAGGACCTCGTCGTCTCCGCCTTCGGCTTTCGCAATCTTGCGGACTACGAAGTGGGTTTGCGCGAGATCCGACGTGTCCTCAAGCCCGGCGGACAGATAGGGATTCTCGACTTCGGAGAGCCCGAGGGCCTGCTGGGCAAGGCGTACCGCGTGTACTTCAAACAGGTGCTGCCACGCATCGGCGCGATGATCAGCGGCAGCAGGAGTTCGTATACCTATCTTCCCGCGTCAGTGGAGAAGTTTCCCAAACCGAAGGTAATGCTCGGCATGATGGCCGAAGCTGGATTCGCCGAGGCTGCGTGGACGCCTTACCTGTTTGGTGTGGCCGGGCTCTTTCGCGGCGTTGCTGGTGGTCCCCGCTAA
- a CDS encoding Sec-independent protein translocase subunit TatA/TatB → MPSFADSAVIFVIALILFGPKRLPQLAKQLGKLMGEFRRASNDFRMQMEDELRISEQEEHQKKIDALAPPVPVDYSADAPLEHPHLPSETPIAEAGGVKMMPPSTGLPEPSTNWNYSAPVVADGETATATEATSNAGVIATEDHVYQEIESHELHIPVTERDHLG, encoded by the coding sequence ATGCCCAGTTTTGCCGACAGCGCCGTCATCTTCGTGATCGCCCTGATCCTCTTCGGCCCCAAGCGACTTCCCCAGCTTGCCAAGCAGTTAGGCAAGCTGATGGGAGAGTTTCGCCGCGCCTCCAACGACTTCCGCATGCAGATGGAGGACGAACTCCGGATCTCCGAGCAGGAAGAGCACCAGAAGAAGATCGACGCCCTGGCCCCGCCGGTCCCCGTGGACTACAGCGCGGACGCGCCCCTGGAGCATCCGCACCTGCCCTCGGAGACGCCGATTGCCGAAGCGGGCGGCGTAAAGATGATGCCCCCGAGCACGGGTCTGCCGGAGCCTTCGACCAACTGGAACTACTCTGCGCCCGTGGTCGCCGACGGCGAGACCGCCACTGCGACGGAGGCGACCTCCAACGCGGGCGTGATCGCGACCGAGGACCACGTCTACCAGGAAATCGAATCCCACGAACTGCATATTCCCGTAACGGAGCGCGATCACCTTGGCTGA
- the tatC gene encoding twin-arginine translocase subunit TatC translates to MADIVDSVRAAVSDRADLPGMSLMEHLAELRKRLIHSVVYLLIGMAIAWVFHVPLVSFIQKPLLDIHLSMTMTHPTDAINFFIKTAIVFGAIFSSPFILYQVWLFISPGMYANEKRYVVPFMGVTVFLFLAGAWFGYRYVLPGAMQILIVQFGKNFTHMITIEDYTSFFLSVILGLGLCFELPVVMFFMALFGLVDGKFFLRHFRYAVLAIFLIAAVICPSPEPVAMCLFASPMLVLYFLGVLIAFLVHPTARNKKKIAA, encoded by the coding sequence TTGGCTGATATCGTCGATAGCGTTCGAGCGGCGGTGTCCGATCGCGCCGATCTACCCGGCATGAGCCTGATGGAGCACCTTGCCGAACTCCGCAAGCGCCTCATTCACTCCGTCGTCTACCTTCTGATTGGCATGGCTATTGCTTGGGTCTTCCATGTGCCGCTGGTGAGTTTTATCCAGAAGCCGTTGCTGGACATCCACCTCTCCATGACGATGACGCACCCCACGGATGCGATCAACTTCTTCATCAAGACCGCCATCGTCTTCGGTGCGATCTTTTCCAGCCCGTTCATTCTGTACCAGGTCTGGCTGTTTATCTCGCCCGGCATGTACGCCAACGAGAAGCGCTACGTCGTGCCTTTCATGGGCGTTACGGTCTTCCTTTTCCTGGCGGGCGCATGGTTCGGCTATCGCTATGTGCTCCCCGGAGCGATGCAGATCCTGATCGTTCAGTTCGGCAAGAACTTCACCCACATGATCACGATCGAGGACTACACCAGCTTCTTCCTGTCGGTGATTCTAGGTCTGGGTCTGTGCTTCGAGCTTCCGGTGGTCATGTTCTTTATGGCTCTCTTTGGCCTGGTGGATGGCAAGTTCTTCCTCCGCCACTTCCGCTATGCAGTTCTTGCCATCTTTCTGATTGCGGCGGTCATCTGCCCTTCTCCGGAGCCTGTGGCGATGTGCCTCTTCGCTTCGCCGATGCTGGTGCTGTACTTCCTCGGTGTTTTGATCGCGTTCCTCGTCCACCCTACGGCGCGGAATAAGAAGAAGATCGCCGCCTGA
- a CDS encoding DUF2203 domain-containing protein: protein MRTFTLQEAQTLLPLVDSLLKRAQSAAAKATVLEDQQQQLSHAIYLSGGMRVDIVAATRLKADHEKAVTEARDALAEIDAIGVQIKDLEKGLLDFPFQLDDSIVLLCWLQGELTITHWHSLEAGFAGRQPLDHRFIRNDRPQ from the coding sequence ATGCGTACCTTTACCCTTCAGGAAGCCCAGACGCTTCTTCCGCTCGTGGACTCGCTGTTGAAGCGGGCCCAGTCTGCCGCCGCCAAGGCCACTGTGCTCGAAGACCAGCAGCAGCAGCTTTCGCACGCAATCTATCTCTCTGGAGGCATGCGCGTGGACATCGTAGCGGCCACGCGGCTGAAGGCCGATCACGAGAAGGCCGTCACCGAGGCCCGCGACGCTCTGGCGGAGATCGACGCCATCGGCGTGCAGATCAAGGACCTGGAAAAGGGCCTGCTGGACTTCCCTTTCCAGCTGGACGACAGCATCGTCCTGCTCTGCTGGCTGCAGGGCGAACTTACGATCACGCACTGGCATTCACTGGAAGCGGGCTTCGCCGGTCGCCAGCCGCTCGATCACCGCTTTATCCGCAACGATCGACCTCAGTAG
- the trhA gene encoding PAQR family membrane homeostasis protein TrhA: MQPKARVRQQYKLGDLLANAITHGVGALFALIGAAFLIAASTRGSAWHIVSCSIYATALVLVYLCSTLYHSLVRTGARHVFQVLDHSAIYLLIAGTYTPFTLVSLHGRLGWFLFAVIWTLAIAGVVFKSVALGRFQIASAVIYIFMGWFIVFAARPLVHAISWHGMAWIAAGGFFYTVGIVFFAYDRLRYFHALWHVFVLAGSIAHYFAVFFYVVPPRH, translated from the coding sequence GTGCAGCCAAAAGCAAGAGTCCGCCAACAGTACAAACTAGGCGACCTCCTCGCCAACGCCATCACCCACGGAGTCGGCGCGCTCTTCGCCCTTATCGGAGCCGCCTTCCTCATCGCCGCCTCCACCAGAGGCAGCGCCTGGCACATCGTCAGTTGTTCGATCTATGCCACCGCGCTGGTGCTGGTGTATCTGTGTTCGACGCTTTACCACTCGCTCGTCCGCACTGGGGCGCGGCATGTCTTTCAGGTGCTGGACCACTCTGCGATCTACCTACTCATCGCCGGGACGTATACGCCCTTTACTCTGGTCTCGCTGCATGGGCGGCTGGGGTGGTTTCTTTTTGCCGTGATCTGGACGCTGGCCATTGCGGGCGTTGTCTTCAAGAGCGTTGCGCTGGGCAGGTTTCAGATTGCTTCGGCCGTGATCTATATCTTCATGGGCTGGTTTATCGTCTTTGCCGCGCGGCCGCTGGTGCATGCGATCTCGTGGCACGGCATGGCGTGGATCGCAGCGGGAGGCTTCTTTTACACCGTGGGCATTGTTTTCTTCGCCTACGACCGGCTGCGCTACTTCCACGCTCTCTGGCACGTCTTCGTGCTGGCGGGCAGTATCGCGCATTATTTTGCCGTGTTCTTTTACGTGGTTCCACCGCGCCACTGA
- a CDS encoding M28 family peptidase yields the protein MRRLLSALLCLSALSASAQKLSGPRAYTFAKQFVTVSGPRWIGSPGHQKAEDFLRTFFAPEKKKGTFEEDSFSMNTPIGLLPMRNFIVRYPGKKDGLVVVATHYETNYPLKDTSFVGANDGGATTGLLMELATYYRTHPNDGYTLVLLFDDGEEAIQSWTNTDSLYGTRHLAAKWSNDGTLKKIKAFIITDMIGDRDLNLNYELNSTPWLRDTLHQAAKNTGHLPSIFKNEQEVSDDHLPFKQRGVPVLDMIDIDYGPHTAATPDGWHHTPQDTLDKVSAHSLQISGDLLLETVHLINQR from the coding sequence ATGCGCCGGTTGCTTTCCGCTCTTCTCTGCCTCAGTGCGCTCTCCGCGAGCGCGCAGAAGCTCTCCGGCCCGCGCGCGTACACGTTTGCGAAGCAGTTTGTGACGGTAAGTGGACCGCGCTGGATCGGCTCCCCCGGACACCAGAAGGCGGAGGACTTTCTCCGCACCTTCTTCGCTCCGGAGAAGAAAAAAGGGACGTTCGAAGAAGACAGCTTTTCCATGAACACGCCCATCGGCCTGCTGCCCATGCGGAACTTCATCGTGCGTTATCCGGGGAAGAAGGACGGCCTGGTCGTCGTCGCCACGCACTATGAGACGAACTATCCGTTGAAGGACACAAGCTTCGTCGGAGCCAACGACGGCGGCGCAACAACGGGCCTGCTCATGGAACTGGCGACGTACTACCGCACCCATCCGAATGACGGCTACACGCTGGTCCTGCTCTTCGACGACGGCGAAGAGGCCATCCAGAGCTGGACGAACACCGACTCCCTCTACGGTACACGCCACCTTGCGGCCAAGTGGTCCAACGACGGAACGCTCAAGAAGATCAAGGCCTTCATCATCACGGACATGATCGGCGACCGCGATCTGAACCTGAACTACGAGCTGAACTCCACGCCCTGGCTGCGCGACACGCTACATCAGGCGGCGAAGAACACAGGCCATCTGCCGTCGATCTTCAAAAATGAGCAGGAGGTGAGCGATGACCACCTCCCCTTCAAGCAGCGTGGCGTTCCCGTTCTGGACATGATCGACATCGACTACGGCCCCCACACGGCGGCAACGCCGGATGGCTGGCACCACACGCCGCAGGACACGCTGGACAAGGTCTCTGCCCATAGTCTCCAGATCTCCGGTGATCTGCTGCTGGAAACTGTTCACCTCATCAACCAGCGCTAG